The sequence below is a genomic window from Lolium perenne isolate Kyuss_39 chromosome 4, Kyuss_2.0, whole genome shotgun sequence.
ggttgagaaaactccaaaccccactGTAGATGCACCactctttgataatacttgatatacactttctgcgcctagctgaaaggcgttaaagaaaagcgcttatgggagacaacccatgtttttactacagtatttttgttttatatttgtgtcttggaagttgtttactactgtagcaacctctccttatcttagttttgagttttgttgtgccaagtaaagtctttgatagtaaagtaagtactaaatttggattactgcgcagttccagatttctttgctgtcacgaatctgggtctatctccctgtaggtagctcagaaaattaagccaatttacgtgcatgatcctcagatatgtacgcaactttcattcaatttgggcattttcatttgagcaagtctggtggcctaataaaatccatctttacggactgttctgttttgacagattctgccttttgtttcgcattgcctcttttgctatgttggatgaatttctttgatccattaatgtccagtagctttatgaaatgtccagaagtgttaagaatgattgtgtcacctctgaacatgtgaatttttattatgcactaaccctctaatgagttgtttcgagtttggtgtggaggaagttttcaaggatcaagagaggagtatgatgcaatatgatcaaggagattgaaagctctaagcttggggatgccccggtggttcacccctgcatattttaagaagactcaagcgtctaagcttggggatgcccaaggcatccccttcttcatcgacaacattatcaggttcctcccctgaaactatatttttattccgtcacatcttatgcactttgcttggagcgtcggtttgtttttgttttttgttttgtttgaataaaatggatcctagcattcactttgtgggagagagacacgctccgctgtagcatatggacaagtatgtccttaggctctactcatggtattcatggcgaagtttcttcttcgttaaattgttatatggttggaattggaaaatgctacatgtagtaattctaaaatgtcttgaataatttgatacttgtcaattgttgtgctcatgtttaagctcttgcatcatatactttgcacccattaatgaagaaacacttggagcttgctaatttggtttgcatatttggtttctctagagtctagataacatctagtattgagttttgaacaacaagaaagacggtgtggagtcttataatgtttaccatatgtcttttatgtgagttttgctgcaccgttcatccttgtgtttgtttcaaataaccttgctagcctaagccttgtatcgagagggaatacttctcatgcatccaaaatccttgagccaaccactatgccatttgtgtccaccatacctacctactacatggtatttatccgccattccaaagtaaattgcttgagttctacctttaaattccatcattcacctttgcaatatatagctcatgggacaaatagcttaaaaactattgtggtattgaatatgtacttatgcactttatctcttattaagttgcttgttgtgcgataaccatgtttctggggacgccatcaactattctttgttgaatatcatgtgagttgctatgcatgtccgtcttgtctgaagtaagagagatctaccaccttaatggttggagcatgcatattgttagagaagaacattgggccgctaactaaagccatgattcatggtggaagtttcagttttggacatatatcctcaatctcatatgagaataataattgttgtcacatgcttatgcattaaagaggagtccattatctgttgtccatgttgtcccggtatggatgtctaagttgagaataatcaaaagcgagaaatccaaaatgcgagctttctccttagacctttgtacatgcggcatggaggtaccccattgtgacacttggttaaaacatgtgcattgcaaagatccggtagtccaagctaattaggacaaggtgcgggcactattagtatactatgcatgaggcttgcaacttgtaggatataatttacataactcataagctttattactaccgttgacaaaattgtttcatattttcaaaataaaagctctagcacaaatatagcaatcgatgctttcctctttgaaggaccattctttttacttttatgttgagtcagttcacctatctctctccacctcaagaagcaaacacttgtgtggactgtgcattgattcctacatacttgcatattgtacttgttatattactctatgttgacaattatccatgagatatacatgttacaagttgaaagcaaccgctgaaacttaatcttcctttgtgttgtttcaatgcctttactttgatttattgctttatgagttaactcttatgcaagacttattgatgcttgtattgaagtactattcatgagaagtctttgctttatgattcacttgtttactcatgtcattaccattgttttgatcgctgcattcattacatatgtttacaaatagtatgatcaaggttatgatggcatgtcacttcagaaattatctttgttatcgttttacctgctcgggacgagcagaactaagcttggggatgctgatacgtctccgacgtatcgataatttcttatgttccatgccacattattgatgattcctacatgttatatgcacactttatgtcatattcgtgcattttctggaactaacctattaacaagatgccgaagtgccgattctttgtttctgctgtttttggtttcagaaatcctagtaacgaaatattctcggaattggacgaaatcaagtcccagggtcctattttgccacgaaccttccagaagaccgaagagtatacgaagtggggccacgaggggccaccaccacatggcggcgcggccaaggaggggcccgcgccgccctgtggcgtggggccctcgtcagccccccgactctgcccttccgcctacttaaagtctccgtcgcgaaacccctgaggaaaaaaaccacgatacggaaaaccttccagagacgccgccgcggccaatcccatctcgggggattctggagatctcctccggcaccctgccggagaggggattcatctcccggaggactctacaccgccatggtctcctccggagtgatgagtgagtagttcacccctggactatgggtccatagcagtagctagatggttgtcttctcctcattgtgcttcattgttggatcttgtgagctgcctaacatgatcaagatcatctatctgtaattctatatgttgtgtttgtcgggatccgatggatagagaataccatgttatgttaattatcaagttattacctatgtgttgtttatgatcttgcatgctctccgttattagtagaggctctggtcaagttgaagctagtaactccaagagagagtatttatgctcgatagtgggttcatgcctgcattgacacctgggggagtgacagaaaccctaaggttgtgttgtgttgttgccactagggataaaacattgatgctatgttcgaggatgtagttattgattacattacgcaccatacttaatgcaattgtctgttgctttgcaacttaatactgaaaggggttcggacgataacctgaaggtggactttttaggcatagatgcagttggatggcggtctatgtactttgtcgtaatgcccaattaaatctcactatatttatcataacatgtatgtgcattgttatgctctctctatttgtcaattgtccgattgtaatttgttcacccaacatgtttttATCTTAtgcgagagacacctctagtgaactgtggaccccggtccattcttctaatactgaaatacaaatctgcttcaatacttgttttactgttttctctgcaaacaatcatcttccacacaatacggttaatcctttgttacagcaagccggtgagattgacaacctcactgtttcgttggggcaaagtactttggttgtgttgtgcaggttccacgttggtgccggaatccctggtgttgcgccgcactacatcccgtcgccatcaaccttcaacgtgcttcttgactcctactggttcgattaaaccttggtttcttactgagggaaacttgctgctgtacgcatcacaccttccacttggggttcccaacgggcgtgtgctttacgcgtcatcaacacCGAGAGGCTCCACCTAGTTCTTTGAGGCCGGCCAAACAAGTGACACAAGTTCAAACAAATTTCGTTGAGCTCTTAATCATGTTGGTCAACTAATCATAATACTGCCAGCTCTGTTTTGGGATTTTGTAACTCGGAACTTGCCGGTAGAACAAGGGACTCCTCAAGCTCATGTCATTTGCTTACATTCTACCTCATTGCTCCCTTGCGTTCATGCAAAATGGTTATAACACGTACATGCTCCCGCAGCAGGTCTACCTTGCAGTTGAACATCACTTTGCTTGCACTATGGATTCACCAAATTGCATAGTTTACGATTAGCACCACTAGACACATTCGTGGTAGTTGAATTCTCGATGCTTCCCAAACCCATTGGTATATACCCCAGTTAGCACAACTTGATGCATAGTGCTTTGCATGAGTTTTTCTTTGTCTACCTAACTTGCACCAAAGTGTTCTTGCGGGAGCTTATTTATATTATCTCACAGACGGATGCATTTACATGCGCCTTTAATAGGAAGATAGACATTGGTGGCGGCCATCAAAGCACCTAAGATTGAGTAAAGTGGATTCATGTTAGTGAAATTTATTAGTTGCATATGTTATATGTTTCACTTGGAGAGCCTTCAAGAAGATCACGACCAAAAGGAGAAAAGAGAACAAAACGTTAATCACCACCTCAACTTAGATCTCCAGCAGTTCAAGAGTAACTACGTTGTGATAgatagattgaagcatgcatcaaTTATGAACATGCATGCCAACTCACTATCTATGCTTATGTGACACTTGGAACGTGGCTTGTTATTCGCATCGTCTTGCTACATCTATGGAAAGCGAGCTTGCACAGGCCGTTGACATGTAAAATTATCAAGCATTATTTTTATTGCCAATTTATGCACAGTACTTCCTCTATTCTTACAAGATTCGTTAGTACTCTTAATGCGTCCTTTGTAGAATTTTTGTTCGTCAAGTAGGCCTAAACATCTGTTTAACAGTACGTACGAAAAGGTCTTGTAGACGCTCCGGGTGCATCAAGATCAACGCTCAGGGCGGATCCAACCGCCCCGATGTAACAGCAGGCAGGCAGAGGCTGGACAGAGACAGTGGCGTCCACTAACCATAATTGCCCGCCGCGTCACCAAATTACACTCCTAAATTAATTGGACAGTGGGCCCCACCTGACAGCAACGACCAGCTCCGTCACGCCACGCACGCACCTCTCCTACCCTCTTCCTCtttctcctcctcctcactcccaTCTTCTTCCCCAACCTCAACCTGCCCCCCTTCCCCGCCTCACATCACCCAAAGATCTCCCAAAATCTCCCGACTTCTCGCCTCCGGCGATTCCGTCTCCACGCCACTCCCTCCCGCGCGCGGCATCGGCTCGGATCCGCCCGCCGCCAGCAGCGGCGGCAGCCCCCCCGTGCCGCCATTCCCCCCGGCCGCGTCGTCCGGTTGTTGGCGTCGGTTTGCTCCGTTCCAGCTCCCGTTCCTGCTGTTACCGGATCTCGCGAGGAACCCAGCTGACATGGGCGAGGTCCGGGCGGGGTTGGAGGCCTAGGGCGCCGGCGCCACTCGCCATTTGATTCGATTCCGAGGAGGGGACGCGCCATGCGCTGCTCTTGCTCCTCGGATTGATATTTTGGCTCGCGCTTCCCTGCCTCCCCGACGAGAATTCTCCCGATTCCCCCCCGCCCTTTTGTCCTCTCTGAAGCCCGGATCGAAAGATCCAATTCGCGGGGCATTCCTCTCAACCGATTCCGGAGGGACTGTCCCTGTCAATCGCTCTCACAATCTCGCCCTCGTTAAAAATCCTCTCTTGTTCCTCTCCAGCACCAAGATCCAATCCCCCCTACCGCCGCTCGCATTCCGCGGCTGCCGGAGATGACGCCGTCGGTCACGACGCACGCCTCGCCGCTACTGCTCTCCCTGCTCCTGCTCGTCTCCATCCCGACCGTCTTCCTCCTCGTGCCGCGTCTCATCCCACCAAAGACGCTCCCGGCCATCCCGGACGCGGACGAGTCCGACGACCTGGCCCTCTTCCGCCGAgccatcctctcctcctcctcctccgccgccaaaCCGGCGACCAACTCCTTCTTCCACCGCCGGCCAACGCCCAAGGTCGCGTTCCTCTTCCTCACCAACTCCGACATCGTCTTCTCGCCGCTCTGGGAGAAGTACTTCCACGGGCACCGCCAGCTCTTCAACATCTACGTCCACGCCGACCCCTCCTCCATCCTCGACCTGCCGCTCACGCCCACCTTCCGCGGCCGCTTCGTGCCGGCCAAGGCCACGCAGCGCGCCTCCCCCACGCTCATCTCCGCTGCGCGCCGCCTCCTCGCCACCGCCCTACTCGACGACCCCTCCAACCAGTTCTTTGCGCTGCTCTCGCAGTCCTGCATCCCGCTCCACCCCTTCCCCACCATGTACAACGCGCTCCTCTCCGACAATGCCGGCCCCCACGGCCGCCACCGCAGCTTCATAGAGATTAAGGACAAGGACTGGGTGCTCCATGATAGGTACTACGCCCGCGGCGACGAGGTCATGCTGCCGGAGGTGCCGTACGACCGGTTCCGTTCCGGGTCGCAGTTCTTCGTGCTCACCAGGAGGCATGCCATCCTGGTTGTCAGGGACATGAGGCTCTGGAAGAAGTTTAAGCTGCCCTGTTTGATCGAGCGCAAGGACTCGTGCTATCCGGAGGAGCACTACTTCCCGACGTTGCTCGACATGCAGGACCCCGACGGGTGCACCAAGTATAGCCTCACCAGGGTCAACTGGACAGATCAAGTCGAGGGCCACCCGCACACCTATCGTCCTGGGGAGGTGTCCGCAAGACTCATCAGGGAGCTCAGGAAGTCCAATGCCACTTACTCCTACATGTTTGCCCGCAAATTCGCCCCTGAGTGCCTTGAGCCGCTCATGCAGATCGCGGACTCCGTCATCCTACGTGACTAGGCCAGCAGCACCCGCCATTTTTTGGGGGTGTCGGATACGCTGAGGTATGAAGACGTGCACTTGCTGCTACACTGTTCAATTAACTAATCTTCTGTTTAGGTCTTGTGTTGAGAGAGTTGTCTCTGAGTGGAGTGTACATAGTATGAGAAATGCGGGAGTTTTAGGAATTCGGAAatatgtatgctttaattagcacTTAAATAATAAAGTTGCATACTTCATTAAATTGGAACTTTTAATCTTTCGTTCTTGTTACTATATTGTTATCAAATTGATCAAATGTATTTTCTCACTTGGTAGATGTGTTATCATTGAATGCAAGTTGTTGTACTGCTTTCTCAAAAGAGTGGAAACGCATATATGTTGCTATTAGTGTCACAGTTTCTGTATGTACATTGCTACAGTGATCTTTAATGCCTTTCTTGATTGTTGTTAAACTCAACCGCCGAAGTAGTTCGCTCTGCAACATAGTATTATTTAAATTAGCATTAAGTGTAACTCACTGCTTCTTGGGCTCTGTTAGCAAAGAGAATTTAGGGCTTCCTCCTTTTGTTTCCCGTGCAGGGTTGTGATGTGATGAACAAGCGCAAGCTGGTCCATCTATGCCCTCCAGATCTTTTTGAGGAACAAACTTGTCCCATCCTTGCTCTTCTCTTCCGTGCTTCAAAGATTTTCCGGTAATAGATGCTGCTGGTCGGAGAGTATGGTATGGCCACGGATTGTCGCTGTGTGAGTATGCTGTTTGAACGAGACCACTTCTTGCCAAGCAATAGGTCAGTAGTTAGCATGATCATCCTATGTATTACATGGACCCAGAGGCACTCTTGTCAATACATTCAGCAAAGGACTGATCATTTGTAGTTTCTATTGCGTATATAACATGGCATGCCTGTTGTCGATAATGTATTTTGGTGTTTTGTGTTCACCTCATGGTTCCATTTCTTAAGCTAGACTGGCAGTTTGAATAGATAATAG
It includes:
- the LOC127303004 gene encoding glycosyltransferase BC10 yields the protein MTPSVTTHASPLLLSLLLLVSIPTVFLLVPRLIPPKTLPAIPDADESDDLALFRRAILSSSSSAAKPATNSFFHRRPTPKVAFLFLTNSDIVFSPLWEKYFHGHRQLFNIYVHADPSSILDLPLTPTFRGRFVPAKATQRASPTLISAARRLLATALLDDPSNQFFALLSQSCIPLHPFPTMYNALLSDNAGPHGRHRSFIEIKDKDWVLHDRYYARGDEVMLPEVPYDRFRSGSQFFVLTRRHAILVVRDMRLWKKFKLPCLIERKDSCYPEEHYFPTLLDMQDPDGCTKYSLTRVNWTDQVEGHPHTYRPGEVSARLIRELRKSNATYSYMFARKFAPECLEPLMQIADSVILRD